CATGGCCCCCGTGCTCGCCCTCGCCTCGCACATCCCGTCGAGTGAGATCGGCCTCGGTTTCTTCCAGGAGACCCACCCCGACCAGCTGTTCCGCGAGTGCAGCCACTACAGCGAGATGATCTCCAGTCCGCAGCAGATGCCCCGCCTGCTGCAGACTGCCATCCAGCACGCGATCGGCCAGGGCGGCGTGAGCGTGGTGACGCTGCCGGGTGACATCGCCGACGAACCCGCCCCGGACAAGGCCGCGGTGACCGCCCTCGTCACCTCCCGCCCCACCGTCCGCCCGGGCGACACCGAGATCGAACAGCTCGCCGCGATGATCGACGAGGCCGACAAGGTCACGCTCTTCTGCGGCAGCGGCACGGCGGGGGCGCACGCCGAGGTCATGGAGTTCGCGGAGAAGATCAAGTCCCCGGTCGGGCACGCCCTGCGCGGCAAGGAATGGATCCAGTACGACAACCCGTACGACGTCGGTATGAGCGGACTCCTCGGGTACGGCGCCGCCTACGAGGCCACCCACGAGTGCGATCTGCTGATCCTGCTGGGCACCGACTTCCCGTACAACGCCTTCCTCCCCGACGACGTCAAGATCGCGCAGGTCGATGTGCGGCCCGAGCGGCTCGGGCGCCGCTCGAAGCTGGACCTCGCGGTGTGGGGTGACGTGAAGGAGACCCTGCGCTGCCTGACCCCGAAGGTGAGCCCGAAGAGCAACCGCCGCTTCCTCGACAAGATGCTCAAGAAGCACTCGGCGGCGCTCGACGGCGTGGTCAAGGCCTATACACGCAAGGTCGACAAGCACGTCCCGATCCACCCGGAGTACGTGGCCTCCGTGCTCGACGAACTCGCCGACGACGACGCCGTGTTCACCGTCGACACCGGTATGTGCAACGTATGGGCGGCCCGCTACATCACGCCCAACGGCCGCCGCCGCATCATCGGTTCCTTCTCGCACGGCTCCATGGCGAACGCGCTGCCGCAGGCCATCGGCGCCCAGTTCACCGACCGGGGCCGCCAGGTCGTGTCGATGTCGGGCGACGGCGGATTCTCCATGCTGATGGGCGACTTCCTCACCCTCGTCCAGTACGACCTGCCGGTGAAGGTCGTCCTCTTCAACAACTCCTCGCTGGGCATGGTCGAGCTGGAGATGATGGTCGGCGGGCTGCCGGCGTACGGGACGAGCAACAAGAACCCCGACTTCGCCGCCGTCGCACGGGCCTGCGGTGCCTACGGCGTGCGCGTCGAGAAGCCCAAGGAGCTGGCGGGCGCCCTGAAGGACGCCTTCCGGCACAAGGGCCCCGCGCTCATCGACGTCGTCACCGACCCGAACGCCCTGTCCATCCCGCCGAAGATCAGCAAGGAGATGGTGACGGGCTTCGCATTGTCGGCGTCGAAGATCGTCCTCGACGGGGGAGTGGGCCGCATGGCGCAGATGGCCCGCTCGAACCTCCGTAACGTGCCCCGGCCGTAGCGTGTCCTGGCCGTAGCGTGTCCTGATCGTAACGGGTCCTGGCCTTGGCGTGTCCCGTCGTCAGTCGGCGGGGACCCACTTGCGTTCCGAGCCCTCCGTTCCGTACCAGTAGCGCGGCAGGCCCTTGGTGGCGCTCGTACGGAACGGCCGGCCGTGGTCGTCGATACGGACCGTGCCGGTGCGCCCCTCGGAGGACCAGTCGAGCTCCAGGTACCAGTCGCAGCCGCAGGTCTCCGTCTGCGCCTCGACCAGCAGGACCTCCGGATCCGAGGCCGACACCCGGTAGGGCATGCGCACGGCGGGGATCGGCGTGCCGGTGTCGTTGCCGGGCACCGCGCGGGCGATCGGCCGGTCCTTGTCCAGGTCGACGGCGAAGGAGCGCGGGGTGATCGAACCGCCGCAGCCCTGGTCCATGGCGTAGACGGTGCCCGGATCGGGGGCGGTGCGGCCGACCACCCGGACCCGCAGATCCGTCAGGACGACGGCGGTCGAGGTCCGGCCCTGCACAGAGATCTCCACGTTCGTCTGCCGTCCGTGCACCGCGCCCTGGGTCGCCGCCCAGGTACCGGCGTCCTGCGGGGCCGGTGGCGGCGGAACCTGCCCCGGGTCCTTGCGGATGACGTAGTCGTGGCCGCAGCCGAGCTTCCACGCCTGCGAGTTCGCGGTCCAGGTCAGGGGTGCGGAGACGGCGGCGCCGCCGTCGGCCTTCTGCTTCGTGCCCTTGGTGTCCTTCGCGCCCTTCGAACGCGAGGGCCCGCCGCTACCGGGGGACTCGGACGCCTTGCCCGTGGTACTGGCCGACGGGCTGCTCCCACTGGGGGACGGGCTCGTCGACGCGCGGTGGCGGGCGTCCGAGGTGGCCGTCGTGGGAGACGGGCGGACGCTCCCGGAGGCGTCGTCGGAGGAGCGGTCGCCGGAGAGAGCCGACAGGCTGCCCAGCGTGAGAAGCAGCGCGGACGCCGCCGCGACCGTGACGGTGATCCGCCGCCGGTACCAGGAGGGGCGGGGGCGCGCGGCGAGGGCGGGGACCGCCTCACTCGGCTGCGCGTCCCCGTCCGCCGCCGTGTCCTCCGTCGCCTCCGCCGCCGCCTCTTCCGCCGTGTCCGTGGCCGGGGTCTCCGAAGGGCCGGGCGTACGGGGCCGTTGTCGGGCCGCGACCGCCAGGATCCACCGGCGGTGCAGTTCGAGCCGCTCCTCCGGCGTCGCCCCGCACAGTGCGGCGAACCGCTCCACGGGCGCGAAGTCGAGCGGCACCGCGTCGCCTGCGCAGTAGCGGTGCAGCGTCGAGGTGTTCATGCTCACGCGGCGCGCCAGGGCACCGTAACTGCGGTCCGTCCGTGCCTTCAGACGTCTCAGCAGTGCCGCGAACTCCTCGACGTCCTCGTCCCGAGTCGCCACCGTTCCCCCGTACTGGTCGTCGGTACTGGTCGTCGCCCCCGCCGAGGGGCCTGTCCCGGCCCGGACGAGCATCCCAGGCACTCCATATACCTGCACGTCAGGGGGGATGGGATGGTTCCACCGCGGCGGAAACGGCGTCGCCTGTTGCGCATGCCCCGAGTGACGGCTGATGCTTCTGGTGTCGCACCGACCGCCGCCGGGCCGACCAGCCGGCGGCAGCCCACGACGGGCCCTCGCGACAAAACCCACCACTTGTGCGGGCGGTTCGCCCTGCACACAGAACGGCCATGCACGGACAACGGCCATGCACGGACAACGGCCATGCACGGACAACGGCCGTGCACACAGATCGGCCCTGCACACGGATCGTGCAGGCATTCGGACCCAGGGGGACATGAAATGAGCAAGCACACACGAGGCGCGGCGTTCACCGCACTCGCCGCCGCGGCCGTCGCCGTCGGTACGGTACTCGCCGGGCCGGCCGGTGCCGTCGTGAACACCTCGGCACCCGCATCGGTGCCGGACGCGGTACCCGCCTCGGTGACGTCGAGCGGCACGCCCAAGTTCCTGTCGGCCTCCCAGCTGCCGCCGCACCCCTCGTCCGCCTGGACGGCCGGCAAGGTCACGCCCGGTGTGCCGGACGAGCTGGCGTTCTGCCTGGAGGACGCGCTGCCGGGCTACGACTCCTCGTACCGGGACTTCCGGACCGACCTGGAGACCAACGCCCAGCAGCTGACCATCGTCGTCGGCAGCAACGCGAAGGCCGATGCCCTCGCCAAGCGGCTGAACAAGGAGATCAAGGCCTGTGCGGCCAAGGCCGAGCAGGCCGACCCCGAGATCGAGGCCACCCTGAAGGACTACGGCACGCTGCCGGTCGAGGAGGGCGCGCACGTCTACGGGGTGCACACCAACACCTCGTGGGGCGCCACCGACATCAACCTCTACGCGGTCGGCCGGGACGGCCGGGCCGTCACCGTCGTGAAGTGGGGTCAGATGGGCGACTTCTCCGACGCGCCGGTGAAGGCCTTCAAGAAGACGACGACCACCGCGGTCAACAAGCTCTACTGACCGCCACCGAAGCCGGGGCCGCCCTCACGCGACGGGGGTCGAGAGGGCGGCCCCAATCGGCGCGACCGACCACCGCGCCGGACATGACCTGCGAAGAGCACCAGAACGGGGAGTACGGACCGATGAACAGCAACAACAGCAGCAACGGCAGCAGCGCCACCGGCTACACCAGCAGCAGCGCCGACAGCACCAGTCACACCCGTAACAGCGGTGCCACCGGCCGCCGGAGGGGACGCCGTGCCGCTCTGGTCGCCGGCCTCGTCGTCGCGACCGCCCTGCCGCTCGGGATCACCGCGTCGGCCGAGGCGACCTCGGCCGACGCGACGGCACGGACCGCCGCGTTCCGCTCGGTCAGCGGGCAGCCGTCGAACTCGGTGACCCGGATCGCCGACTTCTACGGCGCGTACATCGACGCGCAGAGCGGGCCGGGCGAGGGCGGAGACCTGGTCACCGAGCTCCGTAAGTACTACGTGGACGCCGACTACCTCAAGGAGATCGCGGCCTGGGAGGACGCGAACCACGCGGACGGCGTCCTGCGGGCCCAGAACGTACCGGCGAAGTGGACGGTCACCGACAACGGCAAGGCGGACCGCTCGGAAGCGGTCGTGACCATGACCTGGGGCGACAGGACCACGACCAAGCTCGTCGTCGACATGAACCGTGACCACGAGATCATCCACATCGGGGACAAGGGGATCGGCAGCAAGTAGGCCAAATAGGGAAAGAGGGTGAAGTAGGCCACGTAGGCCACGTAGGACCAGTAGGCACAGAAGCACCGCGGGCCCGCAGGCCCTTGGGCCCTTGGCCCCCGGGGCCCGCAGGCCCTCGACAGCCATCGGCCGACCGGTGTACGGCCGGTGCGGCAGGTGGCTGTCGGCAGATGGACCGAGCGCCGACGACCGTTCCGCCAGCCGGAGACAGAGGCGCGAAGCGGTGTGCGCCCGTCCGGTACATCCCTGCCCCGCCCGGCAGTTGGACGGCGTCGCCCCCCGCGCGGGGGCCGCCTCCCCGGCCGGGCCGCGACCGGCGGGGGAGGCCGTCGGCGGGGTCGCCCCACCCTGGCCGGCGATCCGTGCGCCCTGGACAGTCCGCCGCCCGACCGGACCCCCCCCGCGTCACCAGTACGTTCTCCGGCCGTCCCGGCGGAAGCGTACGCAACGCGCCGCACGGCACGCGCCCGTCGGCGTCCGCCGCCCGCGACCTGCTCACCACTTCTCGCCGTCGACGGCACCCTCCCGAGGACTTCTCGGGCGGCTCTCGGGCGGCTGTCGCCACTGGACAGCCCACGTCGTACGACCGTCAACGAGCCACGTGACGGCCATGGTTGAGGAATCGACATGACTGCCGGGTTTCCCGGCGGGGCATGCATTCCGTGAACGTGTTCGAGCAGGAGGGGTACCGAGAGCGGCGGGGGTCATGAAGAGGTATGCGCGAGGAGGCGGTCCCGTCTTATCCGGGGCCTTCTCGGCGGAGACGGTGAACGCGGCCACGACCGTGGACGACGCGGCGATCACGGCGATGACGGCGGAGACGGCACTCGATCAGCAAGGGCTTCAGGAAGGCCTGGCGCAGCTAAGGCGCAGGCTCCGGCGCTGCGATCTGCGGGCCGTGCCCGAGGTCCGCCGGGCGCTGCGGCAGCAGCTCGCCCACTGGGGCAGGCCCGGCAGGTCCGAGACGGCGGAACTGCTCACCAGCGAGATCGTGACCAACGCGCTCGTCCACACCGACCAGGAGGCCCTGTTCACGGCGACCATCGGCCCGCGCGGACTGCGGGTGGAGGTACGGGACTTCGAGGGACGCAGGCCGAGGCTGCGCATACCGGACCCCGACGAGGGCACGCACGGCAGGGGGCTGATCCTGGTGCAGTCGCTCGCCGACGCGTGGGGCGTACGCATGCACGGGGTGGGGAAAGCGGTGTGGTTCGAACTGGATGGGGGCGCGGCATGAATTGCCGCGCCCCCATCCAGAGTCGGGGCGGTGGAGAGCCCCGGGTCCCGCTCGGCCGAGCTGTTGTCCCGGTCAGCCGAACTGCTGCTCCAGGTCCTTCAGCTTGCGCTCAAGGGAGTCGAGTCGAGGGAGGGCCATTGTGTCGTCCTCCGCGGTGAGATCGACGGTCCCCGAGTCCCCGCTGCGGCGGACCGGCTGCAACGAGGGTCGGGCGCGGGAAGGTAGTTCCGGCGTTGATATGGCAGGCTCCGAGGCGACCTGAGTGGCCGTCTGGGCGGACTGGAGTTCCGCCTGACGGCCGCCGCGGCCGAGCGCGCCGCGGTGGCCGCGGGTGATCGCCTTGATGCGGGCACGGTCCAGCTTCTCCTGGTCGCGCCGGCGAAGGCGGTTCTGCTCCTTCTCGCGCTTGTCCTCGCGGACCTCCTCGACCGCCTCGTCCAGGCTGCGCACGTTCTCCAGCAGCATCAGCGACCAGGCGCCGTACGTCTCACGAGGAGCGCGCAGCCACCGTACGATCCGGATCTGGGGCAGCGGCCGGGGCACCAGGCCCTGCTCGCGCAGAGCGGCGCGGCGGGTCTGCTTCAGCGCGCGGTCGAACAGGACGGCGGCCGACAGGGACATGCCGGCGAAGAAGTGCGGGGCACCCGCGTGGTCGAGGCCCCGGGGAGCGTGCACCCAGTTGAACCAGGCGGCGGCGGCTGCGAACGTCCACACGAGTATCCGGGAGCCGAGCGCCGCGTCGCCGTGGCTGGCCTCGCGCACCGCGAGTACGGAACAGAACATGGCCGCGCCGTCCAGGCCGAACGGCACCAGGTACTGCCAGCCGCCGGACAGGTTCAGATTCTGCTCGCCGAAGCCGACCAAACCGTGGAAGGAGAGTGCGGCGGCGACCGCGGCGCAGCAGAAGAGCAGTACGTAGGACGCGGTGCCGTAGACGGCTTCCTTGCGTCTGCGGCGTTCTTCCGAGCGCTCCCACGAGTCTTCGGTCTGGCTCTTCTCCCCGGCGCGCTTGCCACGCGCGAGCACCGCAACCGCCGCCAGCAGGCCCAGGAGCAGCACGGCGCCGGGTAGCAGCCAGTTCAGCGATATGTCGGTCAGTCTCATCTGGGGTCCCTTGCATTGGGATAGGGCGTAACGCCCGTCATAGTGGCCCAATCCCGCGGGTCCTCAGGGGGTTTCGGGGCAAGAGGCCGCCAAGAGAGTGCAAGGGGATGCGCGTGGGCGGCATTCTCCTCGAACTGCCGCTTGAGGAGCGGGAGTTGAGTTCGAGTTAGATTACCCGTACGGGTGGTTCCACGGAAAGTTCCTGCGCCAAGTGAGGATATTGTGAACCAGCCGTGACCTCAGCGCCCGCGTCCATGGCAAAACACCGGGTCCGGCGGTGAGTTGATCTTACTTGATACGGAAGGCGCTCCCGCGCGGGGCTCAGGCCGCAGCCCCAGCCTCCGCCGCGCCCGGCGCCTCCGTCGCTGCTGCCTCCGCCTCCGCCAGGGCCGTCAGCTTGGCGATGCGTACGGCCTCGGTGTTGCGGGGGCAGTTGGCGCAGGTGTCCTCGGCGTCGAGGGTGTAGTAGAAGCAGCAGCTGGCCCGGTCGCGGGTGGGCAGGCACTGGCCGTTCGGACCGGTCACCTCACGGAAGCCGGCCGTGCCGACGTACGGCTTGATGGTGCCGGGGAACAGCTGTTCCAGCTCCCGCGTCGCACGCTCCTGCTCGCCGAGCAGACCGGCGACGTAGTGCAGGCTCTCGACGACCTCGTCGGTCGCCATGGCCCACAGGGCGCGCCCGCGGCGCCGCATGCGCGGGCCGAAACCGCTCAGGACCGGCTCCAGGTGCTCAGTGACGGAGGCCCGCACCTCGGCACGCAGAGCCTCTTCGTCCCGGACGACGCGGGCGCCGGGCAGGCTCGCCGCGGGGTCGTCCGGGAGGCAGGCGAAGGTGCCCACGCGTACCGCGATACGGCCGGGCATGCGCTGGAAGGTGACGTCCTGCACGGGGAAACGGGGGACGCGGCGCAGGAGGAACCACGGAACCGTGATCAGCAGACAGGCCGGCCAGGCGTACCGGTGGAGGCCGAAGCCGGCGATCACGTCCGGGCGGGCCCGGTGTCCGTGGTCGGCCAGCACCTGCTCGTCGTCCCACGCGAGATAGGACTCGAACTCGGGCCCCGCCTCCGCGAGCCGCGCGACACCGACCCGTCCGTCGCCCGTCGGGGCGGGCTCGCCCGGCGCGAGTTCCGTCACACCCAGGGCCGGGAACGCCTCGGTCATCCGCGTGTACGCCTCGGTGAGGACCGAGGGGGCCGGACGCGCTCCGCCGGTGGTCGCGGGCGCTGTCACGGCCGGGGCGGGAGCGGACATGCAAGGACCCCGTTTCTGGATCTTCGACAGGTAAGGCTTACCTTACCCGATAGGGTCGAGGTTTACCCTGTTCTGTCGGGTGCACGACGGACCCACCCGACATTCCCACCCGCACACCCACCACCAGC
This sequence is a window from Streptomyces ortus. Protein-coding genes within it:
- a CDS encoding pyruvate dehydrogenase translates to MAKQNVAEQFIDILVRAGVKRLYGVVGDSLNPVVDAIRRNSAIDWIHVRHEETAAFAAGAEAQITGGLAACAGSCGPGNLHLINGLYDAHRSMAPVLALASHIPSSEIGLGFFQETHPDQLFRECSHYSEMISSPQQMPRLLQTAIQHAIGQGGVSVVTLPGDIADEPAPDKAAVTALVTSRPTVRPGDTEIEQLAAMIDEADKVTLFCGSGTAGAHAEVMEFAEKIKSPVGHALRGKEWIQYDNPYDVGMSGLLGYGAAYEATHECDLLILLGTDFPYNAFLPDDVKIAQVDVRPERLGRRSKLDLAVWGDVKETLRCLTPKVSPKSNRRFLDKMLKKHSAALDGVVKAYTRKVDKHVPIHPEYVASVLDELADDDAVFTVDTGMCNVWAARYITPNGRRRIIGSFSHGSMANALPQAIGAQFTDRGRQVVSMSGDGGFSMLMGDFLTLVQYDLPVKVVLFNNSSLGMVELEMMVGGLPAYGTSNKNPDFAAVARACGAYGVRVEKPKELAGALKDAFRHKGPALIDVVTDPNALSIPPKISKEMVTGFALSASKIVLDGGVGRMAQMARSNLRNVPRP
- a CDS encoding helix-turn-helix domain-containing protein, giving the protein MLVRAGTGPSAGATTSTDDQYGGTVATRDEDVEEFAALLRRLKARTDRSYGALARRVSMNTSTLHRYCAGDAVPLDFAPVERFAALCGATPEERLELHRRWILAVAARQRPRTPGPSETPATDTAEEAAAEATEDTAADGDAQPSEAVPALAARPRPSWYRRRITVTVAAASALLLTLGSLSALSGDRSSDDASGSVRPSPTTATSDARHRASTSPSPSGSSPSASTTGKASESPGSGGPSRSKGAKDTKGTKQKADGGAAVSAPLTWTANSQAWKLGCGHDYVIRKDPGQVPPPPAPQDAGTWAATQGAVHGRQTNVEISVQGRTSTAVVLTDLRVRVVGRTAPDPGTVYAMDQGCGGSITPRSFAVDLDKDRPIARAVPGNDTGTPIPAVRMPYRVSASDPEVLLVEAQTETCGCDWYLELDWSSEGRTGTVRIDDHGRPFRTSATKGLPRYWYGTEGSERKWVPAD
- a CDS encoding ATP-binding protein → MTAETALDQQGLQEGLAQLRRRLRRCDLRAVPEVRRALRQQLAHWGRPGRSETAELLTSEIVTNALVHTDQEALFTATIGPRGLRVEVRDFEGRRPRLRIPDPDEGTHGRGLILVQSLADAWGVRMHGVGKAVWFELDGGAA
- a CDS encoding DUF2637 domain-containing protein, which codes for MRLTDISLNWLLPGAVLLLGLLAAVAVLARGKRAGEKSQTEDSWERSEERRRRKEAVYGTASYVLLFCCAAVAAALSFHGLVGFGEQNLNLSGGWQYLVPFGLDGAAMFCSVLAVREASHGDAALGSRILVWTFAAAAAWFNWVHAPRGLDHAGAPHFFAGMSLSAAVLFDRALKQTRRAALREQGLVPRPLPQIRIVRWLRAPRETYGAWSLMLLENVRSLDEAVEEVREDKREKEQNRLRRRDQEKLDRARIKAITRGHRGALGRGGRQAELQSAQTATQVASEPAISTPELPSRARPSLQPVRRSGDSGTVDLTAEDDTMALPRLDSLERKLKDLEQQFG
- a CDS encoding (2Fe-2S)-binding protein produces the protein MSAPAPAVTAPATTGGARPAPSVLTEAYTRMTEAFPALGVTELAPGEPAPTGDGRVGVARLAEAGPEFESYLAWDDEQVLADHGHRARPDVIAGFGLHRYAWPACLLITVPWFLLRRVPRFPVQDVTFQRMPGRIAVRVGTFACLPDDPAASLPGARVVRDEEALRAEVRASVTEHLEPVLSGFGPRMRRRGRALWAMATDEVVESLHYVAGLLGEQERATRELEQLFPGTIKPYVGTAGFREVTGPNGQCLPTRDRASCCFYYTLDAEDTCANCPRNTEAVRIAKLTALAEAEAAATEAPGAAEAGAAA